The genomic interval AATTTTGGTATTGTCGATAGTAGTTGCTATATGAGGAACTTCTTCTTTGCTATCGAACATATTCATAATTTTATCAATATGCTTGTTAGTCAATTCGTTATTGTTGGTTACTTTTTTGAAGAAGTTTTCGCCGGTCGCATCGATGAATTGGGTTTTGTTCTCCGTTTTATTTTTAGCTAATACCAAAATATTTACTGCTATGGAAGTACCATAGAACAAGTTAGGCGCTAGAGCAATTACAGACTCTACGAAGTTATTGTCTACTAAATATTTTCTAATTTTTTGTTCGGCACCACCACGATAAAAGATACCCGGGAAACAAACAATGGCTGCTCGACCTTTGCTAGAAAGGTAACTTAGCGCATGGAGTACAAAGGCAAAATCTGCTTTCGATTTTGGCGCCAAAACCCCTGCCGGTGCAAAACGGTCGTCGTTAATCAGTGTAGGGTCATCACTGCCAATCCAATTTACCGAGTAAGGCGGATTGGAGACGATGGCATCAAAAGGTTTGTCATCGCCAAAATGTGGATCTAACAAAGTATTTCCTAATGCAATGTTGAATTTGTCGTAGTTGATGTTGTGCAAAAACATGTTCATACGTGCCAAGTTGTATGTGGTATGGTTTATTTCCTGACCAAAGAAACCTTCTTCAATAATATGACTTTCAAAGTGTTTTTTGGCTTGTAACAATAATGAACCTGAGCCCGCCGCAGGATCATAAATTTTATTTACGGTTGTTTGCCCATGCATAGCCAATTGTGCAATAAGCTTAGATACGTGTTGTGGCGTGAAAAACTCTCCACCGGACTTTCCTGCATTGGCTGCATAATTGCCAATAAGAATTTCATAGGCATCTCCAAAAAGATCTATTTGATTGTCTTCAAATTTATCAATTTCTCTAAAATTTAGTTCTTCAATACCTTTTATTACAGCTGCTAAACGGCTATTTTTGTTTTCCACCGTATTCCCTAATCGTGTACTCGTGGTGTCAAAATCGGCAAACAATCCTTTGATATCTTGTTCTGAAGGATAGCCATTAGCTGAACTTTCAATCGCATTGAAAATTTCTTTTAAGTCTGTGTTTAAATTAGGATTTGTATTGGCAGTTTTAGCAATATTTACAAAAAGTTGGCTCGGATAAATAAAATAGCCTTTGGTTTTGATGGCATCGTCTTTTATCTCGGGGGCGATGTCATTATCAGAGTAATTTGCATAGT from Flavobacterium sp. YJ01 carries:
- a CDS encoding type I restriction-modification system subunit M yields the protein MTSTIQKQALLNQIWKIANEVRGAVDGWDFKQFVLGTLFYRYISENFTNYIEGGDDSVNYANYSDNDIAPEIKDDAIKTKGYFIYPSQLFVNIAKTANTNPNLNTDLKEIFNAIESSANGYPSEQDIKGLFADFDTTSTRLGNTVENKNSRLAAVIKGIEELNFREIDKFEDNQIDLFGDAYEILIGNYAANAGKSGGEFFTPQHVSKLIAQLAMHGQTTVNKIYDPAAGSGSLLLQAKKHFESHIIEEGFFGQEINHTTYNLARMNMFLHNINYDKFNIALGNTLLDPHFGDDKPFDAIVSNPPYSVNWIGSDDPTLINDDRFAPAGVLAPKSKADFAFVLHALSYLSSKGRAAIVCFPGIFYRGGAEQKIRKYLVDNNFVESVIALAPNLFYGTSIAVNILVLAKNKTENKTQFIDATGENFFKKVTNNNELTNKHIDKIMNMFDSKEEVPHIATTIDNTKIAENDYNLSVSSYVEAKDNREQIVIDELNRQVAKTVVKIDRLRADIANIIKEIEA